TAACCAAAATTCAAAACTGTGCTTTTTTGATATTTACTAAAATTACTTTTATCACAAAGGAAATCTTGGCTTTCATTGGGGTATCATGTTATACCTGTGATCACGGATACTACTATCATACTCCCCATATCACTCCACATAAATTACACTAAAAATGTTCCCAGAAcataatttttcttcaatttttaactattttctgaaaaaaaaaatgatatgggTTCAAAATCCAGCTCTGTCACTTCTACAGAACCTAAGAGTGGCtgcaagaattaaatgagataatatatgtaaatatatatgtgtgtgtgtatttgtgtgtgtatatatatatagcagtgTTTAGCACATAGCATTTGATAGATAGATGTCAGCCATAATTATTATTAGTTTATAACCCTGGTCATGTTATTTCTCCTCCTAGGCCTCATATTTTTTCATCATGTACAATGGGAATGACAATACATATCTTACAGCAGGGATACACATACTAAGGATATGTAAAGTACTAAAAGCAATATCTGACAGAGTAAGATCTCAGTACACAGTACCAATTATTCTACAACTATCAAAGAGAGAGGATGAGTTGACCACGAAGCAatagatattttagaaaaatttaatgaACATATTAAAATCATAGGCTGAAACTGGGAGCAAATTTTATACGTTCCAAAGACATTTCAATatcttgataaaaataaaaatcactgatCTAATGGCAATGACCATTCTCTTGTTACCTCTTCAATCACACTTGTTAGCATACTCAGGAAGGCAGggaaaaaagcatttaatatgCACCTACCGCATACCATGAAGTGCGCCTGCTACTTTACACAGGTTCTCATTTCAATCACACAATCCTACAGAACAGAGTATCATTCTTTTATAGATTAGGACACATGCTTTAAGAGGTTAGagaaggcgggcggatcacgaggtcaggagatcgagatcatcctggctaacgcggtgaaaccctgtctctaccaaaaatacaaaaacattagctgggcgggCGGCGTGCACCCGTACTCCCAcctgctggggaggctgggacagcagaatggtgtgaacccgggaggcggagcttgcagtgagccaagatcgaggcactgcactccagcctgggtgacagagcaaggctccgtctcaaaaaaaaaaaaaaagaggttagaAAAAACTTCTTTGAGGTCACAAATTAATATTGGCAAAGCCAGAACTCGAACCCGCTCTGTACATCTCTAAAGCCCACACTTTTCCATACTTCTCTATTACAGTTACAATCTCAATTACAATCTGTTTGAAAGTCTTCTCTCCTGAAAAGGTGAGCTTCCAGACCCAAGAGCGCTGCCCTTCATTTCTTTAACCAGCTATCCAACAGAACGTCTAACATATGGGGGGAACTCAATGTAGGAAACAAATGACCGCAGCAGAGGCTGGGCTTTGTTAATTAACTTGGCAGGTGTTTAGCACACACACTTTCAGAAATAGCAGCAGGTAACCCTTCAGGCCTGATGAGGCCTACTGTTTCTACAACAAGGGATGGATGAAGTTAAGCTATTAATctctcttcaaaatatattacaagttaaaaaaataaaagagagtcaGTGGGGGACAAAAGAGAATCAGGACTAAAAACAAATGTCATCTTTATATTGATTTAATTTGATTCAAGCGCAGACTAATTCCACTTCCCAGTACAACCTGCCCTACTGCCGCGTTGCCCTCGGGAATTCTAACTCTCGGATTACCAGTGACCTTCGTAATGCTAAAAAACTGAATAAACCTTTTTTTCCAAGGCAAAAACCAATTCACAAATTTGAAAATCTGCTATCGGTGCTGAGTACCAAGatacaaaagggaaaaataaaagctaaaattagaTACATCTCATCTACCCAAAATCAGGCTTCCCCTCACGTCTTTCTCCTCAGCGCCCACAAGCAGTTCTCACACCAACTATGTTAATACCAACATTGCATACTCTTAAGGAAGGTGGTGTGGCAAATttcacacaaaataattttaaaacagacaAAGCTGATAATGGAGATAAAACCAGAATAATACACCTTAGCTCAGTGCAATACCCTAGACTCCTCTTTATAAGGCAATACACtacaatgaaattttaaaaagcaaaaataaaagtaatcctTAACCTAAAACGGACAAAATATACAAACTCCAAGTAGAACAGGCATCAGGTAAGTCCCTTCCAACCTTGCCTCCTTCTCACCTTCCACTACACAATGCACTCTAGTGACTTCCTGGGGTAAGAAATCCAAGTGACCAATTCCATGGCACTATGGCAAGTCAGACTCCTCGCAACAGggttttgtgttttaaaacaaGAAAGCCCAAAGCTTTCAAATAAATTAGTAGGCGATGGAATTTCATGTATCAATGAAATTACCATTACTCGACTACAGGCAGCCGTGTCCCTGCAAAAAGACCATGCGATACCGCCTGTGAAGGCACAGGGATAGGCCTCCTAAGGCAAGACTGTAGCGCTGGAACTAAAGGGCTTTAGCGGGTGTGCGGGTGCATGTATGCAGAGGGCGGGTCCTGGCAGGCCGAATTCACCGCCACCATCAGGACGAACTATTCAGATTCACGTGGAGCAAGTGGCTCATGCAGAGGCAGTTCCCGGACCCGACACTCTGGGGAGGAGACCACTAAACCCGGCCCCTCAAAGCAGAGGTGACCTTGCCCTTATCGAGAGGGCACACAAGACGCCACTGTACGAGGTGGGTTCGCTGCCCGCCTCCTCCCAGGCCCAAACAATCTGGCCCTGAGTGTCGCTGGCCGCGCGGAGCAGAGGTCGGCTTAGCTCGCGGACTGAGGGGAGCTCCTCCTGCGCCGCTCACCCGGCGCTCGCCGAACAGGTCCAAGCGGCTGCCCTGGGGCTTGACATTGAAGGCGGCGCCCACGGGAGACCAGCTGGTGCTGACCCTTCGGGCCCGGATCCCGGCTTGAAGGCTTCCCTGGCCCGCCCACCGGGGCGGCAGAGCTGCTGCTCTGGCTCCGAAGCCGCCCAGCCTTCCGACGCACAGCATTCTATCCCCGGAGCACTCCCTTCCTCCCACGCGAGACCCCTGCCCTGGTGCTTTCGCCGGGAGCGCGGCTCCGCGTTTCCAAGGCAGCGGCCCACGCCGCCCCACGTGACGGCTCCGCTTCCGGGTCTGGGCGTGGCCTCAGGACGAGGGCACGTTGACGTCCAGAGAGCAAGAGCGTCGCTGCCCTGCCTTCTCAGCCGCCGTCGCGGTTTACCGCCCCCTGTGTCCAGAGTGAGGAAAGGCTAGGGTTGCGCTTCCCTCCCAAGTGACTAGGGGGCTGGGCGCGGGCAAAATCATGATATATTCGAATTCCGGTGGACATTAGATATTTTTTGAGAGATGGTAGGTACTTGAGTAAACAAGAAATGCCCGCCATAGGCCTGAAGGAGAAGTTTCCCTTTTAACCAACTCTCTTGGTAAATTCATCCTGCACTTCTCTGTTTGGTGTCTCTGCCCAGTAACTTTTTACTCTTGCATAGctcatttaaaaactttagatGGCAAACAGTGAAAGCAGTCTAATGGGATTTTCCCTGCAGGGTTTCAGAATTGTCTGGGACCCGTGATCCCTTTTTTCCTCCCGCTTTCTCTCCTTTGGGATGGACTGTCTACCCTACGCCGGCCCCCGCCCCGCACCACTGTCTTTTAAAAGTGGATTAACTTTTCTGGTTTCGCAGAATCACACATGGAGAGAAATTCTGCCACAGGATGAATCACCCAGGAGGTCTCCTCTGTAGCTTATTTAATGACGTAGATGGGGGGAGTTGATGCGGAAAGTGGTAAGACTTTTGGAAATGTTGAGATGGGGCGAAAATGTATTTCGCACATGGGAAGGAAATCGACTTTGGGAATCAGAGGGCAGATTGGGCTGAACTGTGTCTCCCAAAAGagatgctgaagtcctaaccctcgGTGCCTGTACAGGTGACCTTATTTGAACACAGGGAGTTTGCAGAGATGATTAAGATGGGTCATACTAGATTAGGGAAgctgtccttgtaagaagaggaaaatgtggCTGAtacaggaggaggaggacagcCACCTGAAGATGGCGGCGGGGACGGGAGTGATGCTGCCACCAGCTGCCAGGAGCTGGAAGCAGCAAGGCCGGATCCTCCTGCAGCCCCtttggagggagcatggccctgctgctACGGTGATTGCAAACTTCCAGCCTACAGAACTGAGAAAGtccatttctgttgttgaaaGACTCTCACTTTGTGTACTTTATTAGGGCAATCCTAGAAAACAAACAGAGATTCACCACTGGCAAATAATGATCAAACAATGATTTGTTGGATGGAATGGTGATTAAAACCTAGGTTAGAAAATGAGCAAAGCGGGAGGCAGAGCaccaggacaaatagctaatgcatgcagggcttaatacctaggtgacgggttgatagacgcagcaaaccaccacagcacatgtTTACTATATAACAAACCagcacgttctgcatatgtatcccaggacttaaaaataatttgttaaaaaaagacaaaatgagcaGTGTCTACAGCTTTCTGGAGTGTGACAGCATCACCAACTTAAAGCTGTTACTAGTACTGAATGGAATAAAGATTTCCCTTTACTTTCCCCTTACTGTCCTCAGAAACACAGATGAGGGATACATCCTCACATGACTCCTCAGAGCACTCAAATGGGATCAAAACACTCTTCCCACAAGAAACACACAGGCAGAGGATTCTTCAGATAATAGGAATAAGAAATGTGAAGTAAATTAGAATAAACCATGCAGCTATTTTCAATATTTACTCCTGGAAAGACAGTAAGTTACACAGAATCAGTTTTGGGAATAACTTTTCCGTTTTCACCTTTTTATGATTATTGTAATAACTGGAGGAATAAAGTAAAACCATCTGAGTCAGTTCGTCACCAAGCTGATTCTGAGATGGGGCGGCCGATTCATCAACTCTCCTGTCACGGGCTGCCGAACAGAAGGAACCCTGTGAAAGTTGTGTCATCGTCCTCATCAGCAAACAAGCCATTGAACCTGTCTCCTCCTGTCACCTGCAGCCACACCTCATCCCCCAGCTTCAGCTGCAGGACAAGGCCGCCAGAGGCCTGGTCCTCAGAGCTCATGTAAGCGTCTTTGGTGTGCAGTATTTTTACTCCATTTTTGACCAAAGACACCTGAACATTCCTGGAGAAAACAGTGATGTGGTAGGTGAAGTAATAGACCCCAGCAATGTGGCACGTGAACTTCCCCGTTGCTATATCATAATGGTTGAATTCGTTATACAGGATCTTATCAAATTTAATGGGCACATCTGAAGAAGGAAACTTGCTCAGCACCGTGAGCCCCACAGTGAAAGCACTTTTTGGCAAGACTAGCGTCTCACCgattttccctttctctcctcgATCTCCTTTCCAGCCTCTTATTCCCCGGACTCCTGGCTCACCCTGGGGCCCCATGGGTCCAGCTTCTCCCTTGGGACCAGGCTTTCCAATAGGGCCCATGGAACCTGGTAAACCAGTTGGGCCCAAAGGCCCAATGTCACCCCTTGGCCCCTCAGGACCAGTGGGACCCACACATCACCCTTATTCCCCTTCTGCCCCTGAGGCCCAGTCTCTCCTCGGAGGCCTTTCTCTCCCATGGGCCCTGCAAGCCCCTTGGGCCATGTTTTCCTGGGGATCCTCTTGAACCTTGATCACCTTTGATGCCTTTTGCTTCAACTTTTCCATCTGCTGCTAAATAGAGAAAGAGCAAACAAAGAGATGGTTTGTGAAAGATTCCCTTGTGAACAACTTCGGTTTTTCTATAATTGAGCTCAGAAATGAAACAAAGTACTCTACACGTTCAGTATACATGTACCCAGAGTTTAAAATTCAATTACTCCATCTGGGTGCGGTGGTCTCCTAGCACCTTCAGAGACCGcagcaggaggactgcctgaggccaagagttcaagaccaacccagcCAACATAACAATACcctaactcttaaaaaaaaaaaaaatcataaaaataagaaaataaaattcaattactCCAGCCcagttcagtggctcatgcctgtaatcctagcactttgggaggccaaggtgggcagactgcttgagtccaggaattcaagatcagcctaggcaacacggcaaaacctcacgtctgcaaaaaatacaaaaattagccaggcgtggtggtgcacaactgtagtcccagctactcaggaggctgaggtgggaggatcacttgagcccaggaggttgaggctgcagtgagccgtgatcaaaccactgcactccagcctgggcaacagagtgagactctgtctcaaaaaataaaataaaataaatgaaagtcagTTACTCCAATTACACAAGTGTgtgcacatggacacacacacacatctcaacAGACCTTTTAACTGCTGTCTACTAAGTTAGTGTCAGGGTTCATGTTAGAAATGACAACCCTACCATCTAAGTCTAACATGCTGGCTATGAAATAATGTCAATCCGTACGGAAAGCACTCTGCAGAGCGGAGACAGGCAGATTAACTGACACTCAACCCTAGTCATGCGACATCCTCTAAAAAGCCCCTCCCTGGagtgaacataaaataaaacctgCATCGAAGCATTCATTGCCCTCTCCTGCCCAACCCCAGCCCCAACCCATCCATCCCACCAGCAGTTCATCATCCACAGAGACCTTGCTGCTTCCTTGCACCCCCACCCATCCCAAAGAGCCGTGGTTGCAAGTGTGGACTCTGAGGTTAAATGCCGGGTCTCCATTCTGTCCCCACCACATATGCACACAGGACATCAGACAAGCTAGTGAGCCTCGTGCCTCTGTTCCCTCACCTATGGAACTGGGGTGATAAAAGTGTCCGGTGTCTGGGGATGTTGCATTCGGTGAGTCAGCACATGAAAAAAGCACAAAGTGAAGATGACACGAGTTTGCCGCTGTGACTACATCCCGGGGATCCATCAGGGACAAGTTCTAGTGCCACCTCCTCCATGCAGTGCTGCCGGATGCACCAAGTCAAAAACTCAGTCTCACTCCTCAGTGCTCATCCACTGCAAGGTTCAAGGTTCAGCAAACTACAACCACAGGCCAAATTCAGCTTCCCTCTCACAAGCTAAACAAACAcagttcacatttttttttttctggtttttgtttgtgaCAGGGTCacctgctctgttacccaggctggagtgcagtcatgagATCATGGCTtatggcagcctcaacctcccaggctcaagcgatcctcccacttcagcccccgagtagctgggactacaggcacatgccaccatgtccggctaatttttttatttgtatagacaaagtctcaatatgttgcccagggtggtctggaactcctaggttcaagcgattctcctacatgggcctcccaaagtattgggattacaggtgtgagccatggtgctcagCCATGGTTTGCATGTTTAAATGGTCACAAATAATATTCCACAATACATGGAAACCATGGGAAATGCCCATTTCAGTCTTCACACATATGGCGTCACTGGAACACACCACGCTTATTTATGGAGCATCTACAGCTTCTTTTCACTACAAGGGGAAGTTGAGTAGTGGTGACAGATCCGTATGGCCTGCGGAGTTGAGGGTATTTCCTACCCAGCCCTCTGCAAAGCCTGCCAATCCCTGCAGAATCCCCCCTCTGGAGAGTAAGAACTGTGCTGCCTTTACTGTAAGATTATAATCAGCATGGAGGACTTGTCCATGGTAAACACTTAATAGTTATTGTTAAATACTTGACAGCTCAGAATTAGAGCATCATAAATAGGAACTTGTACCTCGTTCTCCTGTCTCTCCACTCGTCTCATCCTTCCCCGAGCTGCCGGGACGTCCTGGCTCTCTTaggtggaaaagaagaaaacaggcaTGAGTTGAAATTCCGTTTCTGATTTTCTGGTCATTGGTCTCCATCAGCCATGTGTGTTGGAGAGTCTCAGGGGTGACCCCCACCATGAGGGGCGTTCTGTTTTCCACACGAGTGCAGGTGGAGAGAGGCAGGCATGAGCAGGCATCTGCGGTGCTGAGCTGTGTGGGATAAGTGATCTAAGAAAGGAACTGAGTGACTTCCCAAGCGCCCATCTCCAGGACGTGCCTAGAGCGCACAGCAAGACAGGACGAGGAAGGAGTGTGTGCAATGGGGACTGACTGTCACAATTGATTGTGCTCCTCTCCTGTGACAAGGACTTGGGACATGGTCTGAATGTTGGAGGTGTGGGTAGGTTTCCTCACTCTGTTTCTCTTCCATTACTCTTGAGGAGAGTGGAACGGAAGATTTACTAGCCTCCCATGAAAACACAGATGACTATGGTTATGTGACACTATCCCAAGATAGAAAAGAGAGTTCTGGAAGAATCTCTCCAGTGCCTTAGACTGGGGGGGAAATGCCACCAATCAAGCTGGCAGAGAACATCAGGTGAGTGGGGCTCTGCTGACCAC
The window above is part of the Macaca mulatta isolate MMU2019108-1 chromosome 17, T2T-MMU8v2.0, whole genome shotgun sequence genome. Proteins encoded here:
- the C1QTNF9B gene encoding LOW QUALITY PROTEIN: complement C1q and tumor necrosis factor-related protein 9A-like (The sequence of the model RefSeq protein was modified relative to this genomic sequence to represent the inferred CDS: inserted 1 base in 1 codon; deleted 2 bases in 1 codon), which translates into the protein MRIWWFLLAIGICAGNISSQNTCRQGHPGIPGNPGHNGLPGRDGRDGVKGDKGDAGEPGRPGSSGKDETSGETGERAADGKVEAKGIKGDQGSRGSPGKHGPXGLAGPMGEKGLRGETGPQGQKGNKGDVGPTGPEGPRGDIGPLGPTGLPGSMGPIGKPGPKGEAGPMGPQGEPGVRGIRGWKGDRGEKGKIGETLVLPKSAFTVGLTVLSKFPSSDVPIKFDKILYNEFNHYDIATGKFTCHIAGVYYFTYHITVFSRNVQVSLVKNGVKILHTKDAYMSSEDQASGGLVLQLKLGDEVWLQVTGGDRFNGLFADEDDDTTFTGFLLFGSP